In a single window of the Apium graveolens cultivar Ventura unplaced genomic scaffold, ASM990537v1 ctg3079, whole genome shotgun sequence genome:
- the LOC141700912 gene encoding uncharacterized protein LOC141700912 → MDIYQVPDLARCRLLAATFREGAQQWFQKLGPGVISFWEQMKTLFLTQFQAALKYTPPVTTLANVKQKEGESLTSYFKRFNAESTLVRGATDETLKILLIAGLRVGTDFWKHLQGKDPVSLADVLAQAESFKAIEQSLAETKKNDNTHNSKGRSKRRDRSLSPDYRRNARSPNRVNTVSSRREWSPPSNYERRVSNYTPLTASIDHIFEVNKDRGIFKKPDRLTSWQSRDKKKYCDYHESTGHDTNKCRHLRDEIEELIKAGYLGEWIDKVKRRRGLDDKGKDEKLTPRVEDVEKTAEVKFQRAGSIRAIFRGHPFVGDSNRALEKNAREARHPPLTNIHSLEDRPPKVFKGESADITFKEKESRWVHHPHNDVLVITMLIGAINVHRVFLDNGSSTNILYYSTYKKLGFPDSDMYFEDVHVYGFTGEAVRVMGSVRLPVTLGEGALSVTQMIDFKVLDQDSAHNVLVGRPWLRAFRVITSIHHLMIKFPTPNGVGSLRGSQYESRDCYHKAVKEFRRRRYEGKGLPFEDAEDIHVKPSGEVHAHYFVESPGKEETNVSGNSFLTRGRISRIRSVEEVVVNHIEAIIHKEVNGEKYDRNRPGSNVSPFEYPPELQGHTSETPPSKWRKGDSIKR, encoded by the exons ATGGATAtatatcaagtacctgatttggctcGATGCCGTCTCCTGGCAGCTACTTTTAGAGAGGGCGCTCAGcagtggttccaaaaacttggtccGGGTGTGATTTCATTctgggaacagatgaaaactttgttttTGACACAATTCCAAGCTGCGTTGAAGTATACACCACCTGTTACCACGCTTGCTAATGTGAAACAAAAGGAAGGAGAAAGTTTGACTTCATATTTCAAGAGGTTTAATGCAGAATCTACTTTGGTGAGGGGTGCCACTGATGAAACATTGAAAATATTGCTTATAGCTGGGTTGCGTGTAGGGACGGATTTCTGGAAGCACCTGCAAGGGAAGGACCCAGTGTCGCTAGCTGATGTGCTTGCGCAGGCAGAGTCGTTTAAAGCGATCGAGCAGTCACTtgcagaaacaaaaaagaatgacaatacccataactccaaggggcgaTCCAAGAGAAGGGACAGATCCTTGAGCCCAGATTATCGGCGAAACGCCAGAAGCCCTAACAGGGTAAATACTGTGAGCTCGCGGAGAGAATGGAGCCCACCATCGAACTACGAGAGAAGAGTTAGCAATTATACACCGCTGACGgcatccattgatcatatcttcgagGTAAATAAGGATAGAGGAATCTTCAAGAAGCCCGACCGTTTAACTTCATGGCAGAGCAGAGACAAGAAGAAGTATTGTGACTACCATGAGTCTACTGGCCATGACACCAATAAGTGTCGCCACTTACGGGATGagattgaggaattgatcaaggcaGGATACCTTggagaatggattgacaaggtgaaACGACGCAGGGGACTTGACGACAAAGGTAAGGATGAAAAACTGACCCCGCGGGTGGAGGATGTCGAAAAAACGGCAGAGGTCAAGTTTCAGAGGGCTGGCAGTATTAGGGCAATTTTTAGAGGACACCCTTTTGTTGGTGATAGTAATCGAGCACTGGAGAAAAACGCGAGAGAAGCGCGACATCCACCGCTCACCAACATCCACAGCTTGGAAGATAGACCCCCGAAGGTCTTTAAGGGGGAGTCCGCTGATATTACGTTCAAGGAAAAAGAATCTAGGTGGGTGCATCATCCCCACAATGATGTGCTGGTAATTACCATGCTCATTGGGGCGATAAACGTACATCGAGTCTTCTTGGATAATGGGAGTTCTACAAACATCTTGTACTACAGCACCTACAAAAAGCTGGGTTTTCCAGATAGTGACATGTATTTCGAAGATGTGCACGTCTATGGCTTTACTGGGGAAGCAGTGAGAGTCATGGGTTCTGTCAGGCTTCCCGTCACACTCGGGGAAGGGGCCTTATCGGTTACCCAAATGATAGATTTCAAGGTGCTAGATCAGGATTCCGCACACAATGTGCTAGTCGGCAGACCTTGGTTGCGAGCattcagggtgataacctcgatacaccACCTGATGATAAAGTTCCCCACGCCAAACGGGGTTGGCAGTCTGAGAGGGTCACAGTATGAGTCACGCGACTGCTATCATAAGGCTGTCAAGGAATTTCGTAGAAGAAGGTATGAAGGGAAAGGTCTCCCATTTGAGGATGCAGAAGATATTCATGTCAAACCAAGTGGAGAGGTTCATGCCCACTATTTCGTTGAAAGCCCCGGGAAGGAAGAAACCAATGTCTCTGGTAATTCTTTTTTGACGCGGGGGCGTATTTCGAGGATCCGTAGCGTAGAGGAAGTGGTGGTGAACCATATCGAGGCAATCATACATAAAGAGGTTAACGGGGAAAa ataTGATAGGAATCGACCCGGAAGTAATGTGTCACCGTTTGAATATCCTCCCGAATTGCAAGGGCATACGTCAGAAACGCCGCCCAGTAAGTGGAGAAAGGGCGATAGCATTAAAAGATGA